The Paracholeplasma brassicae genome contains a region encoding:
- a CDS encoding glycosyltransferase, whose translation MKKAYISINNFLIGGVETSLVSFINILMKDYDVTLEILGKYDENMIRRLDKSIKLRFPNKSIRKYVDLEGTHRKNTKGLSDIILKIVFYITNKIKLSKLLYLAISFRQKDEIYYDLAISYTGRPGIWDYLLLSTIKSRLYLSWIHNDPNKLGIKSHHYKVYYSKYDIILCVSMDSLNKIKKILLKMTSLNFKFSIIQLIMKDYLRCLNKKIIEHDSNVFTILTVARIQNSSKRIDRIVDVASMLIDNNITSFKWYVLGDGPDYEEILNQVRNRNLKNYLIFKGSCDNPYPYFKNADLFVLTSDYEGLPVVLMEARHFKLPILTTNIDSASEMVNHMIDGVISEKNVVNLYEWIKKIITEPDFYGIIRQNSLTHKGYNNNDLSEFHKIIRGLSNEE comes from the coding sequence GTGAAGAAAGCATACATTAGTATTAATAATTTTTTAATTGGAGGGGTAGAAACTTCACTCGTTTCATTCATTAATATCCTAATGAAAGATTATGATGTTACTTTAGAAATTTTAGGTAAGTATGATGAAAACATGATTCGACGCTTAGATAAGAGTATTAAATTAAGGTTCCCCAACAAGAGTATTAGAAAATATGTTGATTTGGAAGGTACACATCGCAAGAATACTAAAGGACTAAGCGATATTATTTTAAAAATCGTTTTTTATATCACTAATAAAATAAAACTATCTAAGTTGCTGTATTTGGCAATATCATTTAGGCAGAAAGATGAAATTTATTATGACCTTGCGATATCCTACACAGGACGACCAGGCATTTGGGATTACCTTTTATTATCGACAATAAAATCAAGACTGTATTTATCGTGGATCCATAACGATCCGAATAAATTAGGTATCAAGTCACACCACTACAAAGTATACTATTCTAAATATGATATTATTTTGTGTGTCTCAATGGATTCTCTTAATAAAATTAAGAAAATTTTATTAAAAATGACATCTCTAAATTTCAAATTCTCTATAATACAGTTGATTATGAAAGATTATCTGCGATGTCTAAATAAAAAAATTATAGAACATGATTCTAATGTTTTTACAATACTCACGGTAGCCCGTATCCAAAATTCATCTAAAAGAATAGATAGAATTGTCGATGTAGCTTCTATGCTTATAGATAACAATATTACATCATTTAAATGGTATGTTCTGGGTGATGGTCCAGATTATGAGGAAATACTTAATCAGGTAAGGAATAGGAATTTAAAGAATTACTTGATATTTAAGGGGAGCTGTGACAATCCTTACCCGTATTTCAAAAATGCAGACTTATTTGTATTGACATCAGATTATGAAGGTTTGCCTGTAGTCCTTATGGAAGCAAGACATTTTAAATTACCGATATTGACAACTAATATTGACTCAGCTTCGGAAATGGTTAATCATATGATCGATGGAGTGATTTCTGAAAAAAATGTTGTGAATTTGTATGAATGGATTAAGAAAATAATCACAGAACCTGATTTTTATGGAATAATTAGACAAAATTCATTAACTCATAAAGGTTACAACAATAACGATTTGTCTGAGTTCCATAAAATAATAAGAGGACTATCAAATGAGGAATAG
- the wecB gene encoding non-hydrolyzing UDP-N-acetylglucosamine 2-epimerase, with amino-acid sequence MSKVMLVFGTRPEAIKMCPLVNELRTRESLKTVVCVTGQHRQMLDQVLHTFGVVPDYDLSIMKDKQTLFDVTTNILNRIKEVLEQERPDVVLVHGDTSTTFVTALACFYLQIPVGHVEAGLRTHNIYSPYPEEFNRQAVSIISKYNFAPTETANQNLLNEGREQDSIYVTGNTAIDALKTTVRENYHHEMLDWAKGSRLIMITAHRRENLGEPMKHMFNAIKRIINEHNDIKAIYPIHMNPVVRETANSILADNDRIRIIDPLEVVDFHNFLNASYLILTDSGGIQEEAPSLGKPVLVMRDTTERPEGISAGTLKLVGTDEETIYKAFNLLLTDKEEYEKMSKASNPYGDGFACKRIADILEEKL; translated from the coding sequence ATGAGTAAAGTTATGCTTGTTTTTGGTACAAGACCAGAAGCAATCAAAATGTGCCCATTAGTAAATGAGTTAAGAACAAGAGAGTCACTCAAAACAGTCGTTTGTGTTACTGGACAACATAGACAAATGCTTGATCAAGTACTACACACTTTTGGTGTTGTACCTGATTATGATTTATCTATTATGAAAGACAAACAAACACTATTTGATGTAACAACAAATATACTTAATCGAATAAAAGAAGTTTTAGAACAAGAAAGACCTGATGTAGTACTTGTACATGGAGATACAAGCACCACATTTGTGACTGCTTTAGCTTGTTTTTATCTACAAATTCCGGTTGGTCATGTTGAAGCAGGATTAAGAACTCATAACATATACTCTCCTTATCCGGAGGAGTTTAATAGACAAGCAGTATCGATTATTTCTAAGTATAATTTTGCACCTACTGAAACAGCAAATCAAAACTTATTAAATGAAGGCAGAGAACAAGACTCTATTTATGTTACAGGTAATACTGCTATCGATGCATTAAAAACAACTGTAAGAGAAAACTATCATCATGAAATGCTAGATTGGGCAAAAGGATCAAGATTAATCATGATTACAGCTCACCGTAGAGAAAATCTTGGCGAACCAATGAAACATATGTTCAATGCAATTAAACGTATCATTAATGAACATAACGATATTAAAGCTATCTATCCAATTCATATGAATCCAGTAGTAAGAGAAACTGCTAATAGTATTCTTGCAGATAATGATAGGATCAGAATCATCGATCCTTTAGAAGTCGTTGATTTTCATAACTTCTTAAATGCCTCATATTTAATTCTAACAGACAGTGGTGGTATTCAAGAAGAAGCACCATCATTAGGTAAACCAGTTCTTGTAATGAGAGATACCACAGAAAGACCAGAAGGTATTTCAGCTGGCACACTCAAACTTGTAGGTACAGATGAAGAGACTATCTATAAAGCATTTAATCTATTATTAACAGATAAAGAAGAATATGAAAAGATGTCAAAAGCAAGTAACCCATATGGTGATGGCTTTGCATGTAAGAGAATTGCTGATATTTTAGAGGAAAAGTTATAA
- a CDS encoding DeoR/GlpR family DNA-binding transcription regulator → MDIKERQKRILEIINTKKTVTNKELLHLLFISEATLRRDLTELDQKGLIERTHGGASMIESSNMESSILIRSQKNVKEKKVIAQRCLDFIKNNDAIFIDSSSTVGYMLPLLSNLKDLTFITNGINNALVLSNSLLKFSLHITPGVYNANTSSVLGIDTIDYIKNYHCNISIFSCGGISEYGITEANHEQSTIKREMLKRSKIHILLADHTKFNKIFMSQTCDFDQIDILITDQMPTKEYITLLEQNDCQLVIA, encoded by the coding sequence ATGGACATTAAAGAAAGACAAAAACGCATTCTTGAGATCATTAACACTAAAAAAACAGTCACCAACAAAGAGCTTCTTCATCTACTCTTTATCAGTGAAGCAACCCTTAGACGTGATTTAACCGAACTAGATCAAAAAGGCTTAATTGAGCGCACCCACGGGGGCGCCTCCATGATTGAATCGTCAAACATGGAGTCATCCATTTTGATTCGCTCACAAAAGAACGTCAAAGAAAAAAAAGTCATCGCACAAAGGTGCTTAGACTTTATTAAGAATAACGATGCCATTTTTATTGATTCATCTAGTACAGTTGGTTATATGTTACCACTACTATCCAACCTTAAAGATTTAACCTTTATTACCAACGGCATTAACAATGCCCTGGTCTTATCAAATAGTCTCTTAAAATTCTCTTTACACATTACCCCTGGTGTTTATAACGCAAACACCAGTTCAGTCTTAGGGATTGATACGATAGACTACATAAAGAACTATCACTGTAACATCTCTATATTCTCTTGTGGGGGTATCTCAGAGTATGGTATTACAGAAGCAAACCATGAACAAAGTACCATTAAAAGGGAAATGTTAAAACGTTCTAAGATACATATCTTATTAGCAGACCACACAAAGTTCAATAAGATCTTTATGAGCCAAACCTGTGACTTTGATCAAATCGATATCTTAATCACTGATCAAATGCCTACAAAAGAGTATATAACACTATTAGAACAAAATGATTGTCAGTTAGTGATTGCATAA
- a CDS encoding rhamnulokinase — protein sequence MISKYLSIDIGASSGRAVVVIKDKQTLRLDEAYRFKTKSYEKEGLHYWDFNDVFKEVVTGIEKAFFLHEDIKSIGIDTFGVDYGRLDQNGTLTSDPLCYRNKRFIESSTLFHESYSKETLYSLTGIQYLPFNTIYQLYDHARHNQLNNSETILLLPNLIGYFLTGNKQTEVTNASTTALYDSRTNRFVETLFEVDKQKDSFASLVNPGVILGETLETFNFPKTPVINVCSHDTASAFVSTKILKNQALISSGTWSLVGTLLSKPKRSKEALRCNFTNELGYLGQTRFLKNIMGMWLINESRSELMKSNEDLSFFDLEKKAISSEPFLAFIDPDDEIFLTKGSMIERMRTYLEKTNQNIPIKTEGMLRVIYESLAFKYRYTIEQLEKVLQRPMDEILIIGGGSQSKLLNQMTANFCKKRVITGAVEATVLGNSIVQMHYFKEIKTIKSGQTLIEKSFKGTVYEPTECEACEEAYERFLKLIEGDKS from the coding sequence ATGATTTCTAAATACTTATCAATCGATATTGGTGCCTCAAGTGGTAGGGCTGTGGTTGTCATTAAAGACAAACAAACCCTAAGACTCGATGAGGCTTACCGATTTAAAACTAAATCGTATGAAAAAGAAGGACTTCATTACTGGGATTTTAATGATGTATTTAAAGAAGTCGTCACAGGGATTGAAAAAGCGTTCTTTTTACATGAAGATATTAAGTCGATTGGAATCGATACGTTTGGTGTCGATTATGGACGACTAGATCAGAACGGTACTCTGACAAGTGATCCTCTATGTTATCGTAACAAGCGTTTTATCGAATCATCTACGTTGTTTCATGAATCGTATTCGAAAGAAACACTATACAGTTTAACTGGTATACAGTACTTACCATTTAATACAATTTATCAGTTATACGATCATGCAAGGCATAATCAATTAAATAATTCAGAGACTATATTATTACTTCCTAATCTGATTGGGTACTTCTTAACCGGAAACAAGCAAACCGAAGTCACAAATGCTTCAACCACTGCACTATATGATTCTAGAACAAATAGATTTGTTGAAACACTCTTTGAGGTAGACAAGCAAAAGGATTCATTTGCTTCACTTGTCAACCCAGGCGTGATTCTTGGTGAAACCCTAGAGACCTTTAACTTTCCAAAGACACCGGTCATTAACGTGTGTTCACACGACACTGCTAGTGCCTTTGTATCAACTAAGATACTTAAGAATCAAGCCTTGATCAGTTCTGGGACTTGGAGTTTGGTTGGCACACTCTTATCTAAACCCAAACGAAGTAAAGAAGCACTTAGGTGTAACTTTACAAACGAACTAGGGTATTTAGGACAAACCAGGTTCCTAAAAAACATCATGGGTATGTGGTTAATTAACGAATCAAGAAGTGAGTTAATGAAAAGTAATGAAGATCTCTCTTTTTTTGATTTAGAAAAGAAAGCGATTTCATCAGAACCTTTTCTAGCTTTTATTGATCCTGATGATGAAATATTCTTAACCAAAGGCAGTATGATAGAGCGTATGAGAACATACCTAGAAAAGACGAATCAAAACATTCCTATTAAGACTGAAGGGATGCTTCGAGTGATTTATGAAAGTCTAGCATTTAAATACCGATACACCATTGAACAACTAGAAAAAGTGCTTCAAAGACCAATGGATGAGATACTCATCATTGGTGGAGGCAGTCAATCAAAATTATTAAATCAAATGACGGCGAATTTTTGTAAGAAACGAGTCATCACCGGTGCGGTTGAAGCAACCGTCCTTGGTAATTCAATCGTTCAGATGCATTATTTTAAAGAGATAAAGACAATCAAGAGTGGACAAACCTTAATTGAAAAATCATTTAAGGGGACGGTTTATGAACCAACCGAATGTGAGGCTTGTGAAGAAGCCTACGAACGCTTTCTAAAACTAATTGAAGGGGATAAGTCATGA
- a CDS encoding L-rhamnose isomerase has product MTNYELARKAYQEIGVDTEEAINALGKVRLSLQCWQTDDVKGFLFKDNALTGGIQVTGNYIGRARNPQEVKDDLSLALSLIPGNHKVNLHAIYADTNEVIDLDRIEPRHFKPWVDWAKKEHIGLDFNPTCFSHKKSSDGFTLSHPDQNIRDFWIKHCIQSRKIGAYFQKELKQPSVVNLWIPDGFKDNPYDLITPRVRLKESLDEIYQEKLDVTDVMESKLFGIGAEAYTVGSHEFYLSYALLNKLGVCFDTGHFHLTESVADKIASLSVFNQTLLLHVSRPVRWDSDHVVIFDDETSKIAQVLVRGNLLDKVHIGFDFFDASISRVSALVIGARSFQLALMKALLEPKEALTSIEFNKDYSKRLYYQEMLKGLPYGVVYDEFLKRHHCESQHTWFDKVRAYEERLDR; this is encoded by the coding sequence ATGACAAATTATGAATTAGCAAGAAAAGCCTATCAAGAAATAGGTGTGGATACCGAAGAAGCGATTAATGCCTTAGGGAAAGTTAGACTATCCTTACAGTGCTGGCAAACCGATGATGTGAAAGGTTTTTTATTTAAAGACAATGCGTTAACTGGTGGGATTCAAGTCACGGGTAATTATATAGGACGGGCAAGAAACCCACAAGAAGTCAAAGATGACTTAAGTTTGGCCTTATCATTAATCCCAGGAAACCACAAAGTCAATCTTCATGCAATCTATGCCGATACAAATGAAGTCATTGACCTAGATCGAATTGAGCCAAGACATTTCAAGCCTTGGGTGGATTGGGCAAAAAAAGAACATATTGGACTAGACTTTAACCCGACGTGTTTTTCTCATAAGAAATCAAGTGATGGGTTTACACTAAGTCATCCAGATCAAAACATTAGAGACTTTTGGATAAAACACTGCATACAAAGTAGAAAAATCGGGGCATACTTCCAAAAGGAATTAAAACAACCCTCAGTCGTGAATTTATGGATTCCAGATGGGTTTAAAGACAATCCCTATGATTTAATCACACCGAGGGTGAGATTAAAAGAATCCCTTGATGAGATTTATCAAGAAAAATTAGATGTAACAGATGTCATGGAGTCAAAACTATTTGGGATAGGTGCTGAAGCCTACACGGTAGGCTCTCATGAGTTTTATTTAAGTTATGCACTCCTAAACAAGTTAGGTGTTTGTTTTGACACAGGACACTTTCATTTAACAGAGTCTGTGGCAGATAAGATTGCATCACTTAGTGTGTTTAATCAAACACTCTTACTACATGTCTCAAGACCAGTTAGATGGGATTCAGACCATGTTGTAATATTTGATGATGAAACCAGTAAGATTGCACAAGTGCTAGTAAGAGGTAACTTACTAGATAAAGTGCATATTGGTTTTGACTTCTTTGATGCGTCAATCTCAAGAGTGAGTGCCTTAGTCATTGGGGCGAGATCATTTCAATTAGCATTAATGAAAGCTTTACTAGAACCAAAAGAAGCACTAACAAGCATTGAGTTTAATAAAGATTACTCAAAACGTCTTTATTACCAAGAGATGTTAAAAGGACTACCTTATGGTGTTGTCTATGATGAATTCTTAAAGCGTCATCACTGTGAGTCTCAACACACTTGGTTTGATAAAGTAAGGGCTTATGAAGAAAGATTGGATAGGTAA
- the rhaD gene encoding rhamnulose-1-phosphate aldolase: protein MKKDWIGKYMNEFLKADFINEIGRTADQMYQNGWHERNSGNISYLLTGSELDLVRDLKGIRVIELQCEVKDLEGKCFVVTGSGKYIKNISRDPLLNLGVIRVLKGGKQVEILGGFKDGGRPTSELSTHLLTHQERLRQDQAHKVVIHTHATNIMAMTFVHELNDRSFTRSLWQMCTESIVVFPDGVGILPWMLCGNERIGYKTAEKMKNHRLVVWAMHGVFASGSSLDDCFGLIETVEKSAQIYLMTLGKQMVNTIEDYQLKELAETFEVNYKKEYLDV from the coding sequence ATGAAGAAAGATTGGATAGGTAAATATATGAATGAATTCTTAAAAGCGGATTTTATAAATGAAATTGGACGAACTGCTGATCAAATGTATCAAAATGGATGGCATGAACGTAACAGTGGTAATATTTCTTATTTACTGACGGGTAGTGAACTAGATTTAGTTAGAGACTTAAAAGGCATTAGAGTAATCGAACTTCAATGTGAAGTCAAAGACTTAGAAGGTAAATGCTTTGTTGTGACAGGCTCAGGTAAATACATTAAAAATATTTCAAGAGACCCGCTCTTAAACCTTGGGGTTATTCGGGTATTAAAGGGCGGCAAACAAGTCGAAATTTTAGGTGGTTTTAAGGATGGTGGTAGACCCACATCCGAATTAAGTACTCACCTACTCACACATCAAGAACGTTTAAGACAAGATCAAGCACATAAAGTCGTCATTCACACCCATGCGACAAACATCATGGCAATGACGTTTGTTCATGAATTAAATGATCGTAGTTTCACAAGAAGCTTATGGCAGATGTGTACAGAATCGATTGTGGTATTTCCTGATGGGGTGGGTATCTTGCCTTGGATGTTATGTGGTAACGAACGTATTGGTTATAAAACAGCTGAAAAGATGAAGAACCATCGTTTAGTCGTTTGGGCAATGCATGGGGTGTTTGCCTCAGGTAGTTCACTTGATGACTGTTTTGGTTTAATTGAAACGGTTGAAAAATCGGCTCAAATCTATTTGATGACCTTAGGTAAACAAATGGTTAATACGATTGAAGACTACCAGTTAAAAGAACTAGCAGAGACATTTGAAGTCAATTATAAAAAGGAGTATCTAGATGTATGA
- a CDS encoding beta-galactosidase codes for MRQSKKLLLFITLILLVFGLASCQKDAKPPVYEEDLTMHIGAWVSPSTVKDENGNYKYITLEQYQRIKDSGINVIYALYEHIDLNATLLALDLSEQVGIEYYVRDSRIAGLFQDIFDSNGNVIQSEYEDDLEIFLNAIETYKDHPAFKGHLIVDEPSADLYQWLGFYHEVYQQYLPDKDFYVNLFPTYASLAARGDRDYEDYIGEYIDVVKPKFVSYDHYPLMLFYEESVLTDDYLLNLEIVATKSKEAGLPFWLFLQSVGYFNITGTQRRDITEADLRFQSAVAMAYGTKGIQHFTYWTPDSGGIESFSDAFIDKDGEKTPTYDAGTKVNHEILSFDHVYLSFDWQSVMTYSTTPDFPNTNFRMINKEESHKRIKSFKGTEDVLMGTFKGQNKEDGFMVVNFTDPAFGKSNDVTITFNDATHALVYIDGVEQTVKLNKGKLTLNLASGSSAFVIPY; via the coding sequence ATGAGACAAAGTAAGAAACTCTTATTATTCATCACACTAATTCTACTAGTCTTTGGCTTGGCTTCTTGTCAAAAAGACGCAAAACCGCCAGTCTATGAGGAAGACCTGACGATGCATATTGGTGCTTGGGTTTCCCCAAGCACGGTAAAAGACGAAAATGGTAATTATAAATACATTACCCTTGAACAATACCAACGGATTAAAGATTCAGGGATTAATGTGATTTACGCTTTGTATGAACACATTGATCTAAATGCGACACTGCTTGCGCTTGATTTATCTGAACAAGTCGGTATTGAATACTACGTGAGAGATTCAAGGATTGCGGGTTTATTTCAAGACATCTTTGATTCAAATGGCAATGTGATTCAAAGTGAGTATGAGGACGACCTAGAAATCTTCTTAAATGCGATTGAAACTTATAAGGATCATCCGGCATTTAAAGGGCATTTGATTGTGGATGAGCCAAGTGCTGATTTATATCAGTGGTTAGGTTTTTATCATGAGGTCTACCAACAATACTTACCAGATAAAGATTTCTATGTGAACTTATTTCCAACATACGCTAGCCTTGCGGCACGAGGTGACAGGGATTATGAGGATTATATTGGAGAATACATTGATGTGGTAAAACCAAAATTTGTTTCTTATGATCATTACCCTTTAATGTTGTTTTATGAAGAATCTGTTTTAACCGATGATTATCTATTAAACCTAGAGATAGTTGCGACAAAGTCAAAAGAAGCGGGACTACCATTTTGGTTATTCTTACAAAGTGTCGGGTATTTTAATATCACAGGGACACAACGTAGAGACATCACAGAAGCAGACTTAAGGTTTCAAAGTGCGGTAGCGATGGCTTATGGCACTAAAGGTATCCAGCACTTCACGTACTGGACACCAGATAGTGGTGGCATTGAATCCTTCTCGGATGCCTTTATTGATAAAGATGGCGAAAAAACACCAACGTATGATGCAGGTACTAAAGTGAATCATGAAATTTTGAGTTTTGATCACGTGTATTTGAGTTTTGATTGGCAATCGGTGATGACGTATTCAACCACACCCGATTTTCCAAACACCAACTTTCGAATGATCAACAAAGAAGAATCACATAAGCGTATCAAGAGCTTTAAAGGCACCGAAGACGTTTTAATGGGGACCTTTAAAGGACAAAACAAAGAAGATGGGTTTATGGTGGTTAATTTCACAGACCCAGCGTTTGGTAAATCAAACGATGTAACAATCACATTTAATGACGCAACGCATGCGCTTGTCTACATTGATGGGGTTGAACAAACCGTGAAGTTAAATAAAGGCAAACTCACACTAAACTTAGCAAGTGGATCTAGTGCGTTTGTGATTCCATACTAA
- a CDS encoding ABC transporter substrate-binding protein has translation MKKVVLVLLSITLTLSLAACGKKKEDSGKERLVIAFAEAGYGRGWLENLKTAFEAENENVEIVLDGNPNMTANAGPKIESGRDLADIYFLLETNWQRWATRGYLEPLDDLYEMETEPGVTLEDKLIDEVVEFGRIGDNIYALPWNDGVTGLVYNSKMFRDKGWEVPETVNDLIDLTEQIKTEGAGVKPFTWPGQYSAYWNFVVYGWWAQYEGLEAMNEFYQFESPEVFKQEGKLKALEAYETLIGDQSNSTAGVNGLIHTQAQMQFINGFAAMIPNGLWIESEMKAALPAGFEMKMMPIPTIEGAKEPKINNSMLGDFIVVPKQARNKELAKEFLRFMAEDKQLLQYTKDTGTPRPFEYDPTTIEGLSPFILSALEIWKNSKSFYIISKSPLYYGVYVNTFPKSGAPYGDIYLGEESAQSVWNGDYQYVFERWDEFKRNAGMTD, from the coding sequence ATGAAAAAAGTTGTATTAGTACTACTGAGTATTACCTTAACCTTGAGTCTTGCTGCTTGCGGCAAGAAGAAAGAAGATTCTGGTAAAGAGCGATTAGTCATCGCGTTTGCTGAGGCGGGTTATGGTAGAGGATGGCTAGAAAATTTAAAGACCGCGTTTGAAGCGGAAAATGAAAACGTTGAGATTGTCCTTGATGGCAATCCAAACATGACCGCGAATGCGGGACCAAAGATTGAAAGCGGTAGAGATCTAGCTGACATTTATTTCTTATTAGAAACAAACTGGCAGCGCTGGGCAACCAGGGGTTATTTAGAACCACTAGATGATCTTTATGAGATGGAGACTGAGCCAGGGGTAACCTTAGAGGATAAACTCATTGACGAAGTCGTTGAGTTTGGACGTATTGGCGACAATATTTACGCCCTACCTTGGAATGATGGCGTCACTGGCCTTGTGTATAACTCAAAGATGTTTAGAGACAAGGGCTGGGAAGTACCAGAAACAGTCAATGATCTAATTGATTTAACTGAGCAAATCAAAACCGAAGGTGCTGGTGTTAAGCCATTCACATGGCCTGGGCAATATTCAGCTTATTGGAACTTTGTGGTCTACGGTTGGTGGGCACAATACGAAGGCTTAGAAGCCATGAATGAGTTTTATCAGTTTGAATCCCCTGAGGTATTCAAACAAGAAGGCAAGTTAAAAGCATTAGAAGCTTATGAAACTTTAATTGGTGATCAAAGTAACAGTACAGCAGGTGTGAATGGTTTAATTCACACACAAGCTCAAATGCAGTTTATCAATGGGTTTGCGGCAATGATTCCTAATGGTTTATGGATTGAATCTGAAATGAAAGCGGCACTACCTGCTGGATTTGAAATGAAGATGATGCCAATTCCTACGATTGAAGGGGCAAAAGAACCAAAAATCAATAACTCAATGCTTGGTGATTTTATTGTGGTACCTAAACAAGCAAGAAATAAAGAACTTGCTAAAGAATTTTTGAGATTTATGGCAGAAGACAAACAATTACTACAGTATACAAAAGACACAGGCACACCAAGACCATTTGAATATGATCCAACTACAATTGAAGGATTAAGTCCATTTATCTTAAGTGCATTAGAAATATGGAAAAACAGTAAGAGTTTTTATATCATCTCAAAGAGTCCGCTTTATTATGGTGTGTATGTCAATACATTCCCTAAGAGTGGGGCACCTTATGGGGATATTTATTTAGGAGAAGAATCGGCACAGTCGGTTTGGAATGGGGACTACCAATACGTTTTCGAACGTTGGGATGAATTCAAACGAAACGCAGGCATGACTGATTAA
- a CDS encoding carbohydrate ABC transporter permease, with translation MTKNRIRQQLNRFKHFLVETFENVFRLDKSYKAKRRRQKRFFIFMMLFLPVTHFLVFFVYVNIDTIILSFQRFDYYTGDYKFVWFENYQQVIRDLRELPQMKQTVINSFMFLPITNFITLPLSIISAYFIFRGVPGRGLFKVLFFLPSIISIVVLTMAFQFMFDPLFGPINQLLAELGIQPVGGWFGTKGTAMNMVYLYCIWAGIGFNMVLINGAISRLPSEVIESGRLDGVSMYTELTKIIIPMIWPTITTLFVIGTTAVFTIFLQILLLTNGGPSGSTKTIAYLIVEMVQSGDYTTPAAFGMIFTLVAIPLIMFIKWGMEKIGENVEY, from the coding sequence ATGACAAAAAATCGTATCAGACAACAACTAAATCGGTTTAAACATTTTTTGGTAGAGACGTTTGAGAATGTCTTTAGACTAGACAAATCGTACAAGGCAAAAAGAAGAAGACAAAAACGATTCTTCATCTTCATGATGCTTTTCTTACCAGTGACGCATTTCCTTGTTTTCTTTGTTTACGTGAACATTGATACGATTATTTTATCCTTTCAACGATTTGATTATTACACAGGGGACTATAAGTTTGTTTGGTTTGAAAACTATCAACAAGTCATAAGAGATTTAAGAGAGTTACCTCAAATGAAACAAACGGTGATCAATTCGTTTATGTTCTTACCGATTACCAATTTTATTACCCTACCATTATCAATTATTAGTGCGTATTTCATCTTTCGAGGTGTGCCTGGTAGAGGGCTATTTAAAGTACTCTTTTTCCTACCATCCATCATATCGATTGTGGTACTCACAATGGCATTTCAATTCATGTTTGATCCTTTGTTTGGACCAATAAACCAATTACTCGCTGAATTAGGCATTCAGCCAGTGGGTGGTTGGTTTGGGACAAAGGGGACAGCCATGAACATGGTTTATCTTTACTGTATTTGGGCAGGTATCGGATTTAACATGGTCTTAATCAATGGTGCCATTTCAAGACTTCCAAGTGAAGTCATTGAATCAGGCAGACTTGATGGGGTATCTATGTATACTGAATTAACTAAAATCATCATTCCAATGATTTGGCCTACCATCACAACCCTGTTTGTGATAGGCACAACGGCGGTGTTTACGATCTTCTTGCAAATTCTACTATTAACCAATGGTGGACCAAGTGGTTCAACAAAAACAATCGCGTATCTCATTGTAGAGATGGTACAATCGGGGGATTATACCACACCTGCAGCGTTTGGAATGATATTCACATTGGTGGCGATTCCTTTAATCATGTTCATTAAGTGGGGCATGGAAAAAATAGGAGAAAACGTTGAGTATTAG